From a region of the Listeria monocytogenes ATCC 19117 genome:
- a CDS encoding sensor histidine kinase, giving the protein MSFSKLMMAVCSGLLLVATAIGTVGYYFFSEGSWYKILIEQKIFYIPFVVFVPLTAISIGLIIGGLLGYFVKQKFESIDFSIRLLGQGDLEKKITSEEDENFLEVQQVYKQIDRLRDKMKAQTILTQKLASDRAESTGQTKEAILSEERHRIARELHDSVSQQLFAAMMLLSALNEQSEKSATPAMQKQLKMVESIVNESQSEMRALLLHLRPTQLEGKSLKTGIEQLLKELTTKLPIEVEWQIEDISLQKGIEDHLFRIVQELLSNTLRHSKAKLLEVRLVTMDNLAVMKVVDDGVGFDMDNVRQGSYGLQNMRERVAEFGGTIKIISFPGRGTSVEIKIPLVAKKDVESE; this is encoded by the coding sequence TGAGTTTTTCGAAACTGATGATGGCTGTTTGCTCAGGGTTACTACTTGTTGCTACAGCCATCGGTACGGTCGGTTACTATTTTTTTAGTGAAGGTTCTTGGTATAAAATTCTCATCGAACAAAAAATCTTTTACATTCCCTTTGTGGTTTTCGTTCCGCTTACAGCCATTTCGATTGGTTTAATTATAGGCGGTTTGCTCGGGTATTTTGTTAAACAAAAATTTGAATCAATTGACTTTTCGATTCGGCTGCTCGGACAAGGCGATTTGGAGAAAAAGATTACGAGTGAAGAAGACGAGAACTTTTTAGAAGTGCAGCAAGTATACAAGCAAATCGACCGCTTACGTGATAAAATGAAAGCACAAACGATTTTGACACAAAAACTTGCAAGCGACCGTGCTGAATCAACTGGCCAAACGAAAGAAGCTATTTTGTCAGAAGAGAGACACCGGATTGCTAGAGAATTACACGATTCAGTGAGCCAACAGCTTTTTGCAGCAATGATGCTTTTATCAGCTTTGAATGAACAGAGTGAAAAAAGCGCAACACCGGCGATGCAAAAACAACTAAAAATGGTTGAATCTATCGTAAATGAATCCCAATCAGAGATGCGGGCGCTTTTACTTCATCTGCGTCCAACGCAACTCGAGGGTAAATCATTAAAAACTGGTATTGAGCAATTATTAAAAGAATTAACAACCAAATTGCCAATCGAAGTAGAATGGCAAATCGAGGATATTAGTTTGCAAAAAGGCATTGAGGATCATTTGTTCCGTATTGTTCAAGAATTACTTTCCAATACATTACGACATTCTAAAGCTAAATTATTAGAAGTACGCCTCGTAACGATGGATAATTTAGCGGTGATGAAAGTAGTTGATGACGGCGTTGGGTTTGATATGGATAATGTTCGACAAGGCTCTTATGGATTACAAAATATGCGAGAACGAGTTGCTGAATTCGGCGGCACCATCAAAATAATTAGTTTCCCAGGAAGAGGAACTAGTGTAGAAATAAAAATCCCACTTGTTGCGAAAAAGGACGTGGAAAGCGAATGA
- a CDS encoding response regulator encodes MIKVLLVDDHEMVRIGVSAYLSVQDDMEVVGEAENGREGADMALELRPDIILMDLVMDEMDGIEATKEIMQNWKEAKIIIVTSFIDDEKVYPALEAGASSYMLKTSTASEIADAIRATYGGDSVLEPEVTGKMMQRLTAKPEKNLHDDLTNRENEILLLIAEGKSNQEIADELFITLKTVKTHVSNILSKLDVQDRTQAAIYAFKHDLVEKK; translated from the coding sequence ATGATAAAAGTATTACTTGTAGATGATCATGAAATGGTACGTATAGGTGTCTCAGCTTATCTTTCTGTGCAAGATGACATGGAAGTGGTTGGCGAGGCAGAGAACGGTCGTGAAGGGGCTGATATGGCTCTAGAACTACGCCCAGATATTATTTTAATGGATTTAGTTATGGATGAAATGGACGGCATCGAAGCCACAAAAGAAATTATGCAAAACTGGAAAGAAGCAAAAATAATTATCGTTACAAGTTTTATTGATGATGAAAAAGTATACCCGGCACTTGAAGCTGGAGCGAGCAGTTATATGCTTAAAACTTCAACAGCGAGCGAAATTGCAGATGCGATTCGAGCTACATACGGCGGAGACTCTGTTCTTGAACCAGAAGTAACTGGCAAAATGATGCAACGGCTAACCGCTAAACCAGAGAAAAACTTACATGATGATTTAACGAATCGTGAAAATGAAATCTTACTTTTAATCGCGGAAGGTAAATCCAACCAAGAAATCGCAGACGAACTTTTCATCACTTTAAAAACGGTGAAGACGCATGTAAGTAATATTTTATCGAAATTAGATGTGCAAGATCGTACGCAAGCAGCAATCTATGCATTTAAACATGACTTAGTAGAAAAAAAGTAG